One genomic region from Knoellia sp. p5-6-4 encodes:
- a CDS encoding ABC transporter permease subunit, with protein MLRSVFAKTAYEQRRSLLGWATAIVLLVLMYAAIWPGIRDQPSLNDFLDTMPEAFRSLFASSGADMSTPVGYIQIELMSFMGPILVILYAVAQGSRGVAGEEDRRTMDLLLAEPVSRTRVLLEKAGAMVAGTFVLSATLGLALVVEGRLFDMVIPVDRVAAAMLHLALLGLVFGAMALAVGAVTGDVSLSRAIPTGVAVVAYLVNGLGAMVSWLEPLQPYSPFYQYIAHDPLRTGVSGPAAAVAAATVVVLVAVGVWGFRRRDVRG; from the coding sequence ATGCTCCGTAGCGTCTTCGCCAAGACCGCCTACGAGCAGCGGCGCTCACTGCTGGGCTGGGCGACGGCGATCGTGCTGCTCGTGCTGATGTATGCCGCCATCTGGCCGGGGATCCGCGACCAGCCGTCGCTGAACGACTTCCTCGACACGATGCCGGAGGCGTTCCGCTCGCTCTTCGCCTCCTCCGGCGCCGACATGTCGACGCCCGTCGGCTACATCCAGATCGAGCTGATGTCCTTCATGGGTCCCATCCTTGTGATCCTGTATGCCGTGGCGCAGGGTTCGCGGGGTGTGGCCGGCGAGGAGGACCGCCGGACCATGGACCTGCTCCTCGCCGAGCCCGTCAGCCGCACCCGCGTGCTGCTCGAGAAGGCAGGCGCCATGGTGGCCGGCACGTTCGTGCTGTCGGCCACCCTGGGTCTCGCGCTGGTCGTGGAGGGCAGGCTCTTCGACATGGTGATCCCGGTCGACCGGGTCGCTGCCGCCATGCTGCACCTCGCCCTCCTCGGGCTCGTCTTCGGGGCGATGGCGCTCGCGGTGGGCGCGGTGACCGGCGACGTCAGCCTGAGCCGGGCCATCCCGACCGGTGTCGCCGTCGTGGCCTACCTCGTCAACGGGCTCGGCGCGATGGTCTCGTGGCTCGAGCCGCTGCAGCCATACTCGCCCTTCTACCAGTACATCGCCCACGACCCGTTGCGAACCGGCGTCTCCGGACCAGCAGCCGCCGTCGCGGCCGCGACCGTGGTCGTCCTCGTGGCCGTCGGCGTGTGGGGCTTCCGGCGCCGCGACGTCCGCGGGTGA
- a CDS encoding PLDc N-terminal domain-containing protein, with the protein MREKRRWKDLDEGQRRMVVVGAVIQVTLQFLALRDLRHRPAELVRGPKWAWVPATSVNFFGPIAYFVLGRRRTPAGG; encoded by the coding sequence GTGCGGGAGAAGCGACGGTGGAAGGACCTCGACGAGGGGCAGCGCCGGATGGTGGTGGTCGGCGCCGTCATCCAGGTCACCCTGCAGTTCCTCGCCCTGCGTGACCTGCGGCACAGGCCGGCGGAGCTGGTCCGGGGCCCGAAGTGGGCGTGGGTGCCCGCGACCTCGGTGAACTTCTTCGGGCCGATCGCCTACTTCGTCCTCGGCCGCCGCCGCACCCCCGCAGGGGGCTGA
- a CDS encoding hemolysin family protein: MSGYWLDIALVGLLVLLNAAFAGSEMALVSLREGQLKQLERQGGTRALRLVRLARDPNRFLATIQIGITLAGFLASATAAVSLAEPLVPLLSGLGAAAQPVAVAGVTLVLTFLTLVFGELAPKRLAMQTALPWALAVARPLDVLSTVSRPAVALLGASTDAVVRLLGGRSESEEEHISPEELRDLVTSHRDLNPEQREIISGALEIHERMLREVLVPRGSVVTVNGSATLTEARAAMAAAGHSRIPVTRRHHLDDVVGIAHWASVLEGGDEQVSSVASPALVLPDTVRVSDALRHFKAERQQMALVVDEHGAVDGIVTLEDLLEEIVGEIWDETDRDVIGAERSADGAVTLPGTFPIHDLDDVGVRLESATGDYTTVAGLVLRHLGRVPEAPGDEVTVDGWRIEVLEVGHHAITRVRLTPPSVDDAGP, translated from the coding sequence ATGTCTGGCTACTGGCTCGACATCGCCCTGGTCGGCCTCCTCGTGCTCCTCAACGCGGCGTTCGCCGGCAGCGAGATGGCCCTGGTGTCGCTGCGGGAGGGTCAGCTCAAGCAGCTCGAGAGGCAGGGCGGCACCCGGGCCCTGCGACTGGTCCGCCTCGCCCGCGATCCCAACCGGTTCCTCGCGACCATCCAGATCGGCATCACCCTCGCCGGCTTCCTCGCCTCGGCGACCGCGGCGGTCTCCCTGGCCGAGCCGCTCGTGCCGTTGCTGTCCGGCCTCGGGGCCGCGGCCCAGCCGGTGGCGGTCGCCGGCGTGACCCTGGTGCTGACCTTCCTGACACTGGTCTTCGGCGAGCTGGCGCCCAAGCGGCTGGCGATGCAGACGGCCCTGCCCTGGGCCCTCGCCGTGGCGCGCCCCCTCGACGTGCTCTCCACGGTCTCGCGACCGGCCGTGGCGCTGCTGGGCGCGTCGACCGACGCCGTCGTCCGCCTGCTCGGGGGCCGCTCGGAGTCCGAGGAGGAGCACATCTCACCCGAGGAGCTGCGGGACCTCGTCACGAGCCACCGCGACCTCAACCCCGAGCAGCGCGAGATCATCAGCGGGGCACTGGAGATCCACGAGCGCATGCTCCGCGAGGTGCTCGTCCCACGCGGCTCCGTCGTCACCGTCAACGGCTCGGCCACCCTCACCGAGGCGCGCGCGGCCATGGCCGCTGCCGGCCACTCCCGCATTCCCGTGACGCGGCGCCACCACCTCGACGACGTCGTGGGCATCGCACACTGGGCGTCGGTGCTCGAGGGCGGCGACGAACAGGTGTCCTCGGTCGCCTCGCCGGCCCTGGTGCTGCCCGACACGGTGCGGGTCTCAGACGCGCTGCGCCACTTCAAGGCCGAGCGCCAGCAGATGGCGCTGGTCGTCGACGAGCACGGCGCCGTCGACGGGATCGTCACGCTCGAGGACCTGCTCGAGGAGATCGTCGGTGAGATCTGGGACGAGACCGACCGCGACGTCATCGGCGCCGAGCGGTCGGCGGACGGCGCGGTGACCCTGCCGGGCACCTTCCCCATCCACGACCTCGACGACGTGGGTGTGCGCCTGGAGTCGGCTACCGGCGACTACACGACCGTTGCCGGGCTCGTCCTCAGGCACCTCGGCCGGGTGCCCGAGGCCCCGGGCGACGAGGTCACCGTGGACGGCTGGCGGATCGAGGTGCTCGAGGTGGGCCACCACGCCATCACGCGGGTGCGGCTCACCCCGCCGTCGGTCGACGACGCCGGCCCGTAG
- a CDS encoding ABC transporter ATP-binding protein has translation MTGTSIVRTHGLTKHYGRTLALRDLDLEVERGEVFGYLGPNGAGKTTTLRLLMGLLRPTSGSAEIDGLDSWRQSVDVRRRVGYLSGEPALYGKLTGAQHVDYLGHLRGEDGTAAAGRYAARLDLDLTRPARELSKGNRQKLALVLALMSQPTLLVLDEPTGGLDPLAQQEFYAILHEHTADGRSVLLSSHVLSEVQRVADRVGVLREGRLIAVDRLANLRERSLHHIRATFADDVEQGDFAGLPGLRDLKVDDHSFSCSAPESALDAVIKEVGRHTVLDFECAEAELEETFLAYYEKEAVHAP, from the coding sequence ATGACGGGCACGTCCATCGTGCGCACACACGGCCTGACCAAGCACTACGGTCGCACCCTCGCGCTGCGGGACCTCGACCTCGAGGTGGAGCGCGGCGAGGTGTTCGGCTACCTCGGCCCCAACGGGGCCGGGAAGACCACCACGCTGCGGCTGCTCATGGGGCTGCTGCGGCCCACCAGCGGGTCGGCGGAGATCGACGGGCTCGACAGCTGGCGACAGTCGGTCGACGTGCGCCGCCGCGTCGGCTACCTCTCCGGCGAACCGGCGCTCTACGGCAAGCTGACCGGGGCGCAGCACGTCGACTACCTGGGCCACCTGCGCGGGGAGGACGGCACGGCGGCTGCCGGTCGCTACGCCGCGCGCCTCGACCTCGACCTCACCAGGCCGGCACGCGAGCTGTCGAAGGGCAACCGGCAGAAGCTCGCCCTGGTGCTCGCCCTCATGTCCCAGCCCACCCTGCTGGTGCTCGACGAGCCCACCGGCGGCCTGGATCCCCTTGCGCAGCAGGAGTTCTACGCAATCCTGCACGAGCACACCGCCGACGGTCGCTCGGTGCTGCTCAGCTCGCACGTCCTCAGCGAGGTGCAGCGCGTCGCCGACCGCGTGGGGGTGCTGCGCGAGGGCCGCCTCATCGCCGTCGACCGGCTCGCCAACCTGCGGGAGCGCTCGCTCCACCACATTCGCGCGACCTTCGCCGACGACGTCGAACAGGGCGACTTCGCCGGGCTCCCCGGCCTGCGGGACCTCAAGGTCGACGACCACTCGTTCTCGTGCAGTGCGCCGGAGAGCGCGCTCGACGCGGTGATCAAGGAGGTCGGCCGGCACACCGTCCTCGACTTCGAGTGTGCCGAGGCCGAGCTCGAGGAGACCTTCCTCGCCTACTACGAGAAGGAGGCCGTCCATGCTCCGTAG
- a CDS encoding DUF1524 domain-containing protein, which produces MSSRARPPRRAWLVGCALLAAALVWPGLSGQAEPTGTVAGLPGTVAPSSEEAAPSPGVPPVATPSSPPSSTPAARTEPVATPSRPVPRAGTALAALAALPVKGRAPRTGYEREVFGQAWSDVDRNGCDTRNDILRRDLTAYTLKSGTRGCLVLRGTLHDPYTGATIAFVRGQDTSSRVQVDHVVALSDAWQKGAQQLSFARRTAFANDPLNLLAVEGTANQRKGDGDAATWLPSRRAYRCAYVARQVAVKQRYGLWVTAAERDAVSRVLSGCPGELLPRSGQVPLGGGPEEATAAPSAPRPSQSSAAADAPAARPAGSDPRFDTCSAATSAGYGPYVSGRDPEYDWYRDRDGDGVVCE; this is translated from the coding sequence ATGTCCTCACGAGCACGACCCCCGCGCCGCGCCTGGCTGGTCGGCTGCGCCCTCCTCGCCGCCGCCCTCGTCTGGCCCGGCCTCTCCGGCCAGGCCGAGCCTACCGGCACCGTGGCCGGACTGCCGGGCACCGTGGCGCCCAGCAGCGAGGAGGCGGCGCCGTCGCCCGGCGTCCCACCCGTGGCCACACCCTCGTCGCCACCCTCCTCGACACCCGCGGCGCGCACCGAGCCGGTCGCGACGCCGAGCAGGCCGGTGCCCCGGGCGGGCACCGCCCTGGCCGCCCTGGCTGCTCTCCCGGTCAAGGGACGTGCGCCCCGCACCGGCTACGAGCGCGAGGTGTTCGGGCAGGCCTGGTCCGACGTCGACCGCAACGGCTGCGACACCCGCAACGACATCCTGCGCCGGGACCTCACGGCCTACACCCTCAAGTCGGGCACGCGAGGTTGCCTCGTCCTGCGCGGCACCCTGCACGACCCCTACACCGGCGCCACCATCGCGTTCGTCCGCGGGCAGGACACCTCCAGCCGGGTACAGGTCGACCACGTCGTCGCGCTGTCCGACGCCTGGCAGAAGGGTGCGCAGCAGCTGTCGTTCGCGAGGCGGACCGCCTTCGCCAACGACCCGTTGAACCTGCTCGCCGTCGAGGGCACGGCCAACCAGCGCAAGGGCGACGGCGACGCCGCCACCTGGCTGCCGTCGAGGCGGGCGTACCGGTGCGCGTACGTCGCGCGCCAGGTCGCCGTGAAGCAGCGCTACGGCCTGTGGGTCACCGCCGCCGAGCGCGACGCGGTCAGCCGGGTGCTCTCCGGATGCCCCGGTGAGCTCCTGCCCCGGTCTGGGCAGGTGCCGCTGGGCGGCGGGCCGGAGGAGGCCACCGCGGCCCCCTCGGCGCCGCGGCCCAGCCAGAGCAGCGCCGCCGCCGATGCGCCCGCCGCACGCCCGGCGGGGAGCGACCCACGCTTCGACACGTGCTCGGCGGCGACGTCCGCCGGCTACGGGCCGTACGTGTCCGGTCGGGACCCCGAGTACGACTGGTACCGGGACCGCGACGGCGATGGCGTCGTCTGCGAGTAG
- a CDS encoding acyltransferase: protein MRARRGPASPGLAALADATPADRDRLVDLVRAASILVVAVGHWTMAALEPRPDGGLRVRNILEATPWAHALTWVFQVMPLFFFAAGFTSALALRRHPRSWSTFAATRLVRVLPPTVVLVAVWLALSWVLVRVGVPAPVVDAAGDAAAMPLWFLAVFLLLAMIAPVQHRLHRRRPRLLLAVLPVLALVLDRAQGTALAPLGYLNYLVVFGFSQQLGFLYADGALGRARRRWWLLTTAGALGALLLTGPGPYPVSMLGLPGQRVSNMLPPSVCVVAVGVLQLGIVMLARPALLRWLERPRVWRATVAANAVVMTVFLWHLTGLVLAAGAAYLSGLPLPATGSVRWWLEKPLWLLAAAVLTTGLVLLFGPVERAAAARASSATARSGGLAAVLSVAGLTMLACAGFADPLERSGIALAGQQFSPAAGAVLLGAAWLLSRAGAEPVGG from the coding sequence ATGCGAGCGCGCCGCGGACCCGCCTCGCCGGGGCTGGCCGCGCTCGCCGACGCCACACCGGCCGACCGCGACCGGCTCGTCGACCTGGTGCGGGCCGCCAGCATCCTGGTGGTCGCCGTGGGGCACTGGACCATGGCCGCGCTCGAACCCCGCCCGGACGGCGGTCTGCGGGTGCGCAACATCCTCGAGGCCACGCCGTGGGCGCACGCGCTCACCTGGGTGTTCCAGGTCATGCCGCTGTTCTTCTTCGCCGCAGGTTTCACCAGCGCCCTTGCCCTGCGGCGGCACCCCCGCAGCTGGTCCACCTTCGCCGCCACCCGCCTGGTGCGCGTGCTGCCGCCGACGGTGGTCCTCGTCGCGGTCTGGCTGGCGCTCTCGTGGGTCCTCGTCCGGGTCGGGGTGCCGGCACCGGTCGTCGACGCCGCCGGTGACGCCGCGGCCATGCCGCTGTGGTTCCTCGCGGTCTTCCTGCTCCTCGCCATGATCGCCCCGGTGCAGCACCGGCTGCACCGCCGCCGTCCCCGGCTCCTTCTGGCCGTCCTGCCGGTGCTCGCCCTGGTGCTGGACCGAGCCCAGGGCACGGCGCTGGCCCCGCTGGGCTACCTCAACTACCTGGTGGTGTTCGGCTTCAGCCAGCAGCTGGGGTTCCTGTATGCCGACGGGGCGCTCGGGCGCGCCCGTCGCCGTTGGTGGCTGCTCACCACCGCGGGTGCGCTCGGCGCGCTGCTGCTGACCGGGCCGGGCCCCTACCCGGTGAGCATGCTGGGGCTGCCCGGCCAGCGGGTGTCGAACATGCTGCCGCCGAGCGTGTGCGTGGTCGCGGTCGGCGTCCTGCAGCTCGGGATCGTCATGCTCGCCAGGCCGGCGCTCCTGCGCTGGCTCGAGCGACCTCGGGTGTGGCGGGCGACGGTGGCCGCCAACGCCGTGGTGATGACCGTCTTCCTCTGGCACCTCACCGGCCTCGTGCTGGCGGCGGGGGCCGCGTACCTGTCGGGCCTTCCCCTGCCGGCGACCGGCTCGGTCCGCTGGTGGCTCGAGAAGCCGCTCTGGCTGCTGGCCGCGGCAGTGCTCACCACCGGCCTGGTGCTGCTCTTCGGCCCGGTGGAGCGCGCCGCCGCGGCCCGCGCGAGCTCCGCGACGGCCCGGTCGGGAGGGCTCGCCGCGGTCCTGTCCGTCGCAGGCCTCACCATGCTCGCCTGCGCGGGCTTCGCCGACCCGCTGGAGCGCAGCGGGATCGCCCTCGCGGGCCAGCAGTTCTCCCCTGCCGCGGGCGCAGTCCTGCTCGGCGCTGCCTGGCTGCTCAGCCGTGCCGGCGCGGAACCCGTGGGCGGGTAG